ACGCCAGAAACCTTCGCCGCCTGGCGCGACAGCGTGCCGGAGCATTTTCTGTTTTCAGTGAAGGCCAGCCGCTACATCACGCACATGAAAAAGCTGAAGGAGCCGCAGCAGGGCTTACAGCAGTTTTTGGGCAACGCGCAGGGACTGGGTGAGAAACTGGGCCCGGTCTTGTTTCAGTTGCCCCCGGCCTGGCGCGTGAACGTGGAGCGGTTCCGGGAGTTCCTGCAGGCGCTTCCGCCGTATTTCCGGTACACGTTTGAGTTCCGGGAGCCCAGTTGGTACCATCCAGAGATTTACGCCCTGCTACGCCAACACAACCATGCCTTTTGTATTTATGATTTGGCCGGGCACCAATCGCCGCTGGAAGTGACCGCAGATTTTGTCTATGTGCGCCTGCACGGCCCCGGCGAAAAATACCAGGGCAGCTACACGCCAGAAGCCTTGCAGGAATGGGCCAACTTATGCCTGGCCTGGGCCGAAGAGGGGAAAGATGTCTTTGTGTATTTTGACAACGACATTGGCAGCCACGCACCTTCCAACGCCATGACCTTGCAGGAATTGGTAGCTGCCGGTCGGTAAACCATTTCCGTTTTCGGCTTCATTTCCCAAAACGAGCCCGAAAACGGAAATTTCAGCGCTTTGCATTCCCCAGTACGGACAGGGCTTGACCTGTCCCCACGCATTGCTGGTCCACGCATTCCCTTTCGGGTACTTACTATTTTACTTCATGGCAAATGACTTGGCGTTGGCCACCGTTCAGGACAGGTCGCGACCTGTCCGTACAGATCTGCAAAGACTTACAACAAGAATTTATACCAACTCAAAAGCAGAACGCACGCCTTAGAATTCCCATTCGTAACCTTCACCGCTCGCAAGTGGTAAGCAGAACCCTGACCGCTGTTACTTTCTAAAAACCTACATGCCGCTGTTCAACTCTTATTTTGGTGCGTTCTCCCAATGGTTCAACCTGCGCCGCCAGCGGTGGCTTGCCCGGCACGGCCATAAACTCACGGGCACCTATTGGCGGTCTCTGGGCACCAAAGGCTGGCTCCGGGTGCTGGGCAAGCTGGTGGCGGCTGGGTTTCTGGCTTTTTTCGTGTTTTACCTGTCCGTTTATTTTGGGTTGTTTGGCTGGCTGCCCACCAAACGCCAACTAAAGGCCATTCAGAACAACATGCCCTCTGAAGTCTACACCAGTGACAGCGTCTTGATTGGCCGCTATTTTATTCAGGACAGAACCAATGTGCAGTATGAAGACATTGCCGAACCCGTGATTCAGGCCCTGGTAGCCACCGAGGATGCTAGATTTTATGACCATGACGGCGTGGATTACCGAAGTCTGGCGCGGGTGTTCATCAAGTCGTTGCTCTTGCAGGAAGAAAGTTCGGGCGGAGGCAGCACCTTGTCACAGCAGTTGGCTAAGAACTTGTTCCCGCGAAAGAGTCTGGGCTTGCTGTCTATGCCGGTGAACAAGATGCGGGAGATTATTCTGGCGAAACGGCTGGAGGCGGTCTACAACAAAGAGGAAATTCTGGCGCTCTACCTCAACACCGTGCCCATGGGCGGCAACATCTACGGCATTGAGTCGGCGGCGCGGCGGTTTTTCAACACCTCGGCAGATTCTTTAAAAACCGAGGAAGCGGCCGTTTTGGTGGGTTTGCTCAAAGGCACCACGTATTACCATCCCAGGCTGGCTCCAGAACGGTCCAAACAAAGAAGAAACGTGGTGTTGGCGCAGATGGCCAAGCAGGGCTTCCTCACCCAAGACCAGAAAAGCCAGCTGCAGCAGAAACCGCTCACGCTCCGGTACAACCCGTATTCGCATAACAGCGGCCTGGCCACCTATTTTAGGGAACATCTGCGCGAGGAACTGAGCCAATGGGCCACCAAACAGGAGAACCTGGAGGGCGAGCCTTACAATCTCTACAATGACGGGCTGAAAATCTACACTACTCTTGACAGCCGAGCCCAACTCCACGCCGAACGCGCCCTCAAGCAACGCATGTACGCGCTTCAAACGGACTTCGACAAACACTGGGGAAAGAAAGCACCATGGTCGGGCCAGCCCGATGTTCTGAAACTGGCCAAGGAACGGTCTCTGCGGTACAAGCGCGCGCAGGCCGCCGGCAAATCTGAGGCCGAGATTACCGAGGAATTCAGCACGCCCCGCAAGATGCAAATCTTCCGGTACAGCGGCGAAGTCTCCCGCACGCTTAGCCCCATGGATTCTTTGCGGCATTACCTGCGCTACCTCAACGCCGGGTTCATTGCCATGGAACCGGAGACAGGCTTTGTGCGGGCCTGGGTGGGCGGTATCAACCATTCGTTCTTTAAATATGACCACGTGCGGGCTAAACGGCAGATGGGCTCCACGTTCAAACCTATTGTGTACGCCGCGGCCATGGAACGCGGGATTTCACCCTGCTCCTACTTTCCTAATGAACGCCGCGTCTTCCCGGAGCATGACAACTGGTCGCCGCGC
This region of Rufibacter sp. LB8 genomic DNA includes:
- a CDS encoding penicillin-binding protein 1A, translated to MPLFNSYFGAFSQWFNLRRQRWLARHGHKLTGTYWRSLGTKGWLRVLGKLVAAGFLAFFVFYLSVYFGLFGWLPTKRQLKAIQNNMPSEVYTSDSVLIGRYFIQDRTNVQYEDIAEPVIQALVATEDARFYDHDGVDYRSLARVFIKSLLLQEESSGGGSTLSQQLAKNLFPRKSLGLLSMPVNKMREIILAKRLEAVYNKEEILALYLNTVPMGGNIYGIESAARRFFNTSADSLKTEEAAVLVGLLKGTTYYHPRLAPERSKQRRNVVLAQMAKQGFLTQDQKSQLQQKPLTLRYNPYSHNSGLATYFREHLREELSQWATKQENLEGEPYNLYNDGLKIYTTLDSRAQLHAERALKQRMYALQTDFDKHWGKKAPWSGQPDVLKLAKERSLRYKRAQAAGKSEAEITEEFSTPRKMQIFRYSGEVSRTLSPMDSLRHYLRYLNAGFIAMEPETGFVRAWVGGINHSFFKYDHVRAKRQMGSTFKPIVYAAAMERGISPCSYFPNERRVFPEHDNWSPRNADEKYGGAYSMQGALTHSVNTVAVNTALQVGMPQVITLAKSLGLSSDLPSTPALALGTADASLLEMVTAYASFANGGYKVEPRYLLRIVDRNGRVLLDKTRPTRGRQVISWQTAQLLRPMLQSAVSEGTGRRLRRDYPLNMDIAGKTGTTQSHADGWFVAYTPDLVAGAWVGGQDRRIRFRDLEKGGGANTALPIWGSFFQRLVKERDYRRYANSRFTPVPPLLRSYLNCPPYQPPVVAAPVEEDRGRGIDDFFEKTGRKLKDLFKGKGKKKKDRDWQEDLEEKLEKQNRGRGRGRD
- a CDS encoding DUF72 domain-containing protein, giving the protein MQEKGNIHIGTSGWHYTHWKGTFYPVGTPSSQFTAYYLTKFQTVEINNSFYRLPTPETFAAWRDSVPEHFLFSVKASRYITHMKKLKEPQQGLQQFLGNAQGLGEKLGPVLFQLPPAWRVNVERFREFLQALPPYFRYTFEFREPSWYHPEIYALLRQHNHAFCIYDLAGHQSPLEVTADFVYVRLHGPGEKYQGSYTPEALQEWANLCLAWAEEGKDVFVYFDNDIGSHAPSNAMTLQELVAAGR